The nucleotide window AGATGTGAGGGAGAAATTTTAGTAGAATGATTGTGTATATTCTTCCGAACACATTCACGCAGTATTTTTGCAACAAAAGAAGACCGGACATCAGTAACTAAAAtaacagaaaaagaaaaatatctATTAACCGTTCCAAGGCTTCTAAAACTGGACTCAACAAGTGGCCCATTACTAAGATCCAATTGAATTAGAATATATCATCGTTCAGTTCATCAGCCTTTAAAGCGGCCCATACAGAATATAAACATTCCCGAATATCCTAGATTGGGTAAGTTCGAAAATTCATGAGAATACTAGAATCCTCATAGATCCTTATAAAAACTGCATTTCAGGTGTCCAAATTACCCAGACAAGCAAAGCAGAGAAACTCTAAGACAGCTCTCTTAGCTCTTCAACTTTTCGTACTACTTATAATCTTATTTTTCATTCCATTCCCGAGTATGTCTCTGATTCCAAGCTTCTTTGGCAGCCGTCGCAGCAGCATCTTTGATCCATTCTCTCTTGACGTTTGGGATCCTTTCAAGGATTTCGCTTTCTCTTCTCCTTCTTCATCACTCTCCACGCGCTCTTCTGAAACGtcggcttttgtcaacacccGAATCGACTGGAAGGAAACCCCAGAAGCTCACGTGTTCAAGGCTGATGTTCCAGGACTTAAGAAAGAAGAAGTGAAAGTGGAGGTTGAAGATGACAGAGTGCTTCAGATAAGCGGGGAGAGGAATGTAGAGAAGGAAGACAAGAACGACACATGGCATCGGGTGGAACGAAGTAGTGGCAAGTTCATGAGGAGATTCAGACTGCCGGAGAATGCCAAGATGGATCAGATCAAGGCGTCCATGGAAAATGGGGTGCTTATTGTTACTATTCCCAAACTTGAAGTCAAAAAGCCCGATGTGAAGTCCGTTGAAATTTCCAGctaaagatttttgtaagttGTGAGTGCCTATCTCCTTTACTTTGAGATTGAGAGTTCTGTGCCTATCGTCAATTGTGTGTGATAAACAAAGCCATGGGTACTATGACTTTATGTTGTTGATGAGGTTTGTGTTGTTAATGTAAAAAATAGTTGTTACTAAATGAGTTTATCCTCCCTGCTTTTTGTTACCTAGTTTCTGTAGATGGTTGAAGGAATTTCAAGCACTAATGGTTTGACATGGTTTATTTAGCATGACAAGAATCATTTTCTCCACTTCTCTCAATGAAATGTACATGGATAACACCTTGGGTGCAAAATATCCATCTTTTGTTTCAAACTCACCTAGGATAAACCCTTTTTTCGGCCTTTGTTTTTGCATCTTTCTCTTTATCAAACAAGATTTCATATCTTATCTACTTTCTATATGCCGGTTGTAAGCCTTGCATTCAACTTTTGGTCACTGCAACTCGTGCACAAATTCTTCTCAGGGTTTCAGCTACAATGGTTCCAAGTCCCTCTACTTCTACTGTGATTTGTGCCAACTTCCTTTTTGAGGTGTACATTTTCAAAAAATAAGGTACTTATTAGCAGCAATTTCATTGAAACTTCAGGCAATTACGGAACTGGCCTAAGCAACGCTGTCTGCTGTAATCAGCCCTTTAGCCCTTCCCCACGAACCCGTTGTGGTTCATGGAACCAATGCCTCCTAGTACTCTGCTTGTCAAGCCTTTCTATTATTAATATGTCCGTTAGCGGCATTCGGAACTGCATCATGGAGACAGCAAACTTTGCACCGCTCTTGTAAGTGGCCAGTACCATGGTATTGCAAATGACGACCAAAGATGGATCTTATTTCATTTTTTCTTGCTATCAGTTGCGGCaatacatattttatttttatatttaattgtcTTGTAGGCAGATCCTTGATCTCAGGGGATAAGTCGTAGCACAAAAGCTAAGGCATGGCGTCTATAGTCGCAGTAAATACTatatcagattaatacagaaatACCTTCGAAGGAAAGAACCCTAACTCTATTGTCTCTTCCTTGAGTCTTGAGTTACGGAAATAAGCAGAGTGGCAGGACTAACGGTATTTTCCATGATGGTTGGAAAGCTCTAAGTTCATGGGCAATATCTTCAATCAGTGCTAACTACATTTGGAGCGGGGGCTTTGCCTTCGCAGCTGCTTTTTAAGCGTGATACGACGTCTGCTATGTATCTCCTCccgataaagaaaaaaaaaaggtgttttTCTATAGAAGATAAAAAGCAGGGCGATGATGGTCTTAAATTCAGTAGCTAATTTTTCGTTCTCAACTGTCTTGTTGGGAATGCTAACCATATGAGAGAGAACCATTAGTCAACAAAGCAATTGCAGTACAATGGATTCCCTTTTGGTTGCTTCAACAGTTCTGAATGATGTTACAATTCGTCAAAACTCAAATAAACCGATTGCATTGTAAGCTGAACCGTATCTTTTTGCACCATTGGAAAATATTTAAATCTCTAAATGAATAAAAGATAGGGTGACGCTGACAACAGGATGTGTATATAACCAATCGAATACTTGCATAGAACACTAATGGGTGTAAACATGATCCAGAATATCAAAGAAATAGTGAGAATAAAATGAAGTAAACTgcctaaattttttttcttttcttgaatCTGGTTTCCTCCGTCAAAAACTACTAGCTTATTGCCACAATCCATTTTTATACCAACAGCTACATTTTCTATTAAATGATTGTCggagaagaaagagaaaaagaaggcAGCAGATGCAGTTTCTTGGATGAATGTCAACCAAGTAGGGAATGTCGGTTGGTTCCAACCACACATGCTAATCACTGCACCAAATCCAACAGTTGCAAATGCACAAAAATGGGTGAGGTTCAGATATGTGACTGCTCGTTACATTCCCTAGATTTGCTTATTTAGAGATTTGCCTTAGAAGGAATATATAGAAGGAATATATCTCATACTTCCATAAAGCAAGCTATTTAATTGAAAGGAATTTCAACTCTGATAGAGTTAAAAAAAGATCTTATACTAACAACGGCTTTTAGATTTATTACTCAATATTAGTCTTTTTAGCGGCTTTTTCTGTATCTATATGCCCAACTGAATCTACGGTTGATAAGCGCCATCGCTTCAGCGTCATAAAGAATCCAAGGAGGCTTAGCATCATGCCTGTGAAGGGGGGCTTCGCAGCTGATATTAAGCTTTGACTTATGGCAGCAGTGAAATCCTTAAGGAACTTATTTCGATGTATAAATCGTGACCCTACatgtactttttatttatttactaaaatTAAGGTATTCATCATTAATAGTAATGATTATTTCTCTTTTAATGGACCCTTTTCGAAAAAGTATAGATTAATTATAAAATGTGTTCCTTTTTTTATAGACAGAAGGCATGAAATGAGTAACGCCTCGTGATTTTAAATgaacttttcttcttctttgctAAGTACTGGTAAGAAATGgaattagaataaaatattacAGATTTTCTTGTAAAGTTTCTCATGAATTAAGAGCAACATTTTGGTACAGAAAAACCAAGGCaaaaaattgtatcatcttcgcGACTTACATGCCAAGATTGTGTCATAGCAAAGAAGCATCCTTGTAATGGTTGGAAGAAACAATTTGAATATAGCAGCAATACACAAgcagaaaaatgaaagaaaacgaTGAATGTTTACATTGA belongs to Gossypium arboreum isolate Shixiya-1 chromosome 7, ASM2569848v2, whole genome shotgun sequence and includes:
- the LOC128279223 gene encoding 18.1 kDa class I heat shock protein-like, which translates into the protein MSLIPSFFGSRRSSIFDPFSLDVWDPFKDFAFSSPSSSLSTRSSETSAFVNTRIDWKETPEAHVFKADVPGLKKEEVKVEVEDDRVLQISGERNVEKEDKNDTWHRVERSSGKFMRRFRLPENAKMDQIKASMENGVLIVTIPKLEVKKPDVKSVEISS